One genomic segment of Hevea brasiliensis isolate MT/VB/25A 57/8 chromosome 3, ASM3005281v1, whole genome shotgun sequence includes these proteins:
- the LOC110648144 gene encoding myb family transcription factor PHL5 isoform X1, with amino-acid sequence MNTSKMDCQERIRQNHGPIGDFALQSSQCFGNQQSWNMGIRMQQPVMEAGLQQQNHRPDKSSSSIMSRFESPASAFYATERYMGFPQYDCQVDAPPWCFPYSMPYDSQLPSQQSSRESFAIDSGEQADHNLDLRSNLQPIVKSHFSDDHYYKSYKGPCSSSSGNKRHLFERNKLLNNGAASIGSQFSIPYQGDQDHRVGSNPCTSPFSQLGFSSRQEIQSPRFSSAGASACSGKTEATGAVISSKTRIRWNQDLHEKFVMCVNRLGGAGKATPKAILKLMDTDGLTIFHVKSHLQVKYRIAKYMPDPSEGKPEKRTSINDVSPINAKTSGMQITEALQLQLDVQRRLHEQLEIQKNLQLRIEEQGRQLKMMFDQQQRTSSIFRNQNLDSTPPDEPAFSLEDIEASIIEGSNSTQFPSKIS; translated from the exons ATGAACACTTCAAAGATGGATTGCCAAGAACGAATTAGACAAAATCATGGACCGATTGGTGACTTTGCTCTTCAATCCTCACAATGTTTTGGTAACCAACAGAGTTGGAACATGGGAATTCGTATGCAGCAACCTGTTATGGAGGCAGGACTGCAACAGCAAAATCATAGGCCTGATAAGTCATCATCCAGCATTATGAGCCGCTTCGAATCACCGGCTTCAGCTTTTTATGCAACAGAAAGATATATGGGGTTTCCACAGTATGACTGTCAAGTTGATGCTCCTCCTTGGTGCTTCCCATACTCCATGCCCTATGATTCACAACTTCCTTCGCAACAATCTTCAAGGGAAAGCTTTGCTATTGATTCAGGAGAGCAAGCTGATCACAACTTGGATTTGAGAAGCAATTTGCAGCCAATTGTGAAATCCCATTTCTCTGATGATCATTATTACAAGTCTTATAAAGGTCCTTGCAGCAGTTCTTCTGGGAACAAGCGACATCTGTTTGAAAGGAATAAACTGTTAAATAATGGAGCTGCCTCCATAGGAAGTCAATTTTCAATTCCTTACCAAGGAGATCAGGATCATAGA GTTGGTAGTAATCCATGTACTTCTCCATTTTCACAGCTGGGATTTTCTTCTCGACAAGAGATACAGTCTCCAAGATTTTCTTCTGCAGGTGCTTCTGCATGTTCTGGTAAAACAGAGGCAACTGGAGCTGTGATTTCAAGCAAGACTCGAATACGATGGAATCAAGATCTTCATGAGAAGTTTGTCATGTGTGTAAATCGCCTTGGAGGCGCAGGGA AAGCAACACCAAAGGCGATACTAAAGCTGATGGACACAGATGGATTGACCATCTTTCACGTGAAAAGTCATCTGCAGGTG AAATATAGAATTGCAAAATACATGCCAGACCCTTCAGAAG GAAAGCCTGAGAAAAGAACTAGCATAAATGATGTATCGCCGATCAATGCAAAAAC CAGTGGCATGCAAATCACAGAGGCACTGCAACTGCAATTAGATGTCCAGAGGCGTCTGCACGAACAGTTGGAG ATTCAGAAAAACTTACAATTACGCATTGAAGAACAAGGCAGACAACTTAAGATGATGTTTGATCAACAACAGAGAACAAGTAGTATTTTCAGGAATCAGAACCTGGATAGTACACCCCCAGATGAGCCTGCATTTAGTCTTGAAGATATTGAGGCTTCCATCATAGAAGGTTCTAATAGcacccaattcccatccaagataAGTTAG
- the LOC110648144 gene encoding myb family transcription factor PHL5 isoform X3 — MNTSKMDCQERIRQNHGPIGDFALQSSQCFGNQQSWNMGIRMQQPVMEAGLQQQNHRPDKSSSSIMSRFESPASAFYATERYMGFPQYDCQVDAPPWCFPYSMPYDSQLPSQQSSRESFAIDSGEQADHNLDLRSNLQPIVKSHFSDDHYYKSYKGPCSSSSGNKRHLFERNKLLNNGAASIGSQFSIPYQGDQDHRVGSNPCTSPFSQLGFSSRQEIQSPRFSSAGASACSGKTEATGAVISSKTRIRWNQDLHEKFVMCVNRLGGAGKATPKAILKLMDTDGLTIFHVKSHLQVKYRIAKYMPDPSEGKPEKRTSINDVSPINAKTGMQITEALQLQLDVQRRLHEQLEIQKNLQLRIEEQGRQLKMMFDQQQRTSSIFRNQNLDSTPPDEPAFSLEDIEASIIEGSNSTQFPSKIS, encoded by the exons ATGAACACTTCAAAGATGGATTGCCAAGAACGAATTAGACAAAATCATGGACCGATTGGTGACTTTGCTCTTCAATCCTCACAATGTTTTGGTAACCAACAGAGTTGGAACATGGGAATTCGTATGCAGCAACCTGTTATGGAGGCAGGACTGCAACAGCAAAATCATAGGCCTGATAAGTCATCATCCAGCATTATGAGCCGCTTCGAATCACCGGCTTCAGCTTTTTATGCAACAGAAAGATATATGGGGTTTCCACAGTATGACTGTCAAGTTGATGCTCCTCCTTGGTGCTTCCCATACTCCATGCCCTATGATTCACAACTTCCTTCGCAACAATCTTCAAGGGAAAGCTTTGCTATTGATTCAGGAGAGCAAGCTGATCACAACTTGGATTTGAGAAGCAATTTGCAGCCAATTGTGAAATCCCATTTCTCTGATGATCATTATTACAAGTCTTATAAAGGTCCTTGCAGCAGTTCTTCTGGGAACAAGCGACATCTGTTTGAAAGGAATAAACTGTTAAATAATGGAGCTGCCTCCATAGGAAGTCAATTTTCAATTCCTTACCAAGGAGATCAGGATCATAGA GTTGGTAGTAATCCATGTACTTCTCCATTTTCACAGCTGGGATTTTCTTCTCGACAAGAGATACAGTCTCCAAGATTTTCTTCTGCAGGTGCTTCTGCATGTTCTGGTAAAACAGAGGCAACTGGAGCTGTGATTTCAAGCAAGACTCGAATACGATGGAATCAAGATCTTCATGAGAAGTTTGTCATGTGTGTAAATCGCCTTGGAGGCGCAGGGA AAGCAACACCAAAGGCGATACTAAAGCTGATGGACACAGATGGATTGACCATCTTTCACGTGAAAAGTCATCTGCAGGTG AAATATAGAATTGCAAAATACATGCCAGACCCTTCAGAAG GAAAGCCTGAGAAAAGAACTAGCATAAATGATGTATCGCCGATCAATGCAAAAAC TGGCATGCAAATCACAGAGGCACTGCAACTGCAATTAGATGTCCAGAGGCGTCTGCACGAACAGTTGGAG ATTCAGAAAAACTTACAATTACGCATTGAAGAACAAGGCAGACAACTTAAGATGATGTTTGATCAACAACAGAGAACAAGTAGTATTTTCAGGAATCAGAACCTGGATAGTACACCCCCAGATGAGCCTGCATTTAGTCTTGAAGATATTGAGGCTTCCATCATAGAAGGTTCTAATAGcacccaattcccatccaagataAGTTAG
- the LOC110648144 gene encoding myb family transcription factor PHL5 isoform X4, translating to MNTSKMDCQERIRQNHGPIGDFALQSSQCFGNQQSWNMGIRMQQPVMEAGLQQQNHRPDKSSSSIMSRFESPASAFYATERYMGFPQYDCQVDAPPWCFPYSMPYDSQLPSQQSSRESFAIDSGEQADHNLDLRSNLQPIVKSHFSDDHYYKSYKGPCSSSSGNKRHLFERNKLLNNGAASIGSQFSIPYQGDQDHRVGSNPCTSPFSQLGFSSRQEIQSPRFSSAGASACSGKTEATGAVISSKTRIRWNQDLHEKFVMCVNRLGGAGKATPKAILKLMDTDGLTIFHVKSHLQKYRIAKYMPDPSEGKPEKRTSINDVSPINAKTGMQITEALQLQLDVQRRLHEQLEIQKNLQLRIEEQGRQLKMMFDQQQRTSSIFRNQNLDSTPPDEPAFSLEDIEASIIEGSNSTQFPSKIS from the exons ATGAACACTTCAAAGATGGATTGCCAAGAACGAATTAGACAAAATCATGGACCGATTGGTGACTTTGCTCTTCAATCCTCACAATGTTTTGGTAACCAACAGAGTTGGAACATGGGAATTCGTATGCAGCAACCTGTTATGGAGGCAGGACTGCAACAGCAAAATCATAGGCCTGATAAGTCATCATCCAGCATTATGAGCCGCTTCGAATCACCGGCTTCAGCTTTTTATGCAACAGAAAGATATATGGGGTTTCCACAGTATGACTGTCAAGTTGATGCTCCTCCTTGGTGCTTCCCATACTCCATGCCCTATGATTCACAACTTCCTTCGCAACAATCTTCAAGGGAAAGCTTTGCTATTGATTCAGGAGAGCAAGCTGATCACAACTTGGATTTGAGAAGCAATTTGCAGCCAATTGTGAAATCCCATTTCTCTGATGATCATTATTACAAGTCTTATAAAGGTCCTTGCAGCAGTTCTTCTGGGAACAAGCGACATCTGTTTGAAAGGAATAAACTGTTAAATAATGGAGCTGCCTCCATAGGAAGTCAATTTTCAATTCCTTACCAAGGAGATCAGGATCATAGA GTTGGTAGTAATCCATGTACTTCTCCATTTTCACAGCTGGGATTTTCTTCTCGACAAGAGATACAGTCTCCAAGATTTTCTTCTGCAGGTGCTTCTGCATGTTCTGGTAAAACAGAGGCAACTGGAGCTGTGATTTCAAGCAAGACTCGAATACGATGGAATCAAGATCTTCATGAGAAGTTTGTCATGTGTGTAAATCGCCTTGGAGGCGCAGGGA AAGCAACACCAAAGGCGATACTAAAGCTGATGGACACAGATGGATTGACCATCTTTCACGTGAAAAGTCATCTGCAG AAATATAGAATTGCAAAATACATGCCAGACCCTTCAGAAG GAAAGCCTGAGAAAAGAACTAGCATAAATGATGTATCGCCGATCAATGCAAAAAC TGGCATGCAAATCACAGAGGCACTGCAACTGCAATTAGATGTCCAGAGGCGTCTGCACGAACAGTTGGAG ATTCAGAAAAACTTACAATTACGCATTGAAGAACAAGGCAGACAACTTAAGATGATGTTTGATCAACAACAGAGAACAAGTAGTATTTTCAGGAATCAGAACCTGGATAGTACACCCCCAGATGAGCCTGCATTTAGTCTTGAAGATATTGAGGCTTCCATCATAGAAGGTTCTAATAGcacccaattcccatccaagataAGTTAG
- the LOC110648144 gene encoding myb family transcription factor PHL5 isoform X2, with translation MNTSKMDCQERIRQNHGPIGDFALQSSQCFGNQQSWNMGIRMQQPVMEAGLQQQNHRPDKSSSSIMSRFESPASAFYATERYMGFPQYDCQVDAPPWCFPYSMPYDSQLPSQQSSRESFAIDSGEQADHNLDLRSNLQPIVKSHFSDDHYYKSYKGPCSSSSGNKRHLFERNKLLNNGAASIGSQFSIPYQGDQDHRVGSNPCTSPFSQLGFSSRQEIQSPRFSSAGASACSGKTEATGAVISSKTRIRWNQDLHEKFVMCVNRLGGAGKATPKAILKLMDTDGLTIFHVKSHLQKYRIAKYMPDPSEGKPEKRTSINDVSPINAKTSGMQITEALQLQLDVQRRLHEQLEIQKNLQLRIEEQGRQLKMMFDQQQRTSSIFRNQNLDSTPPDEPAFSLEDIEASIIEGSNSTQFPSKIS, from the exons ATGAACACTTCAAAGATGGATTGCCAAGAACGAATTAGACAAAATCATGGACCGATTGGTGACTTTGCTCTTCAATCCTCACAATGTTTTGGTAACCAACAGAGTTGGAACATGGGAATTCGTATGCAGCAACCTGTTATGGAGGCAGGACTGCAACAGCAAAATCATAGGCCTGATAAGTCATCATCCAGCATTATGAGCCGCTTCGAATCACCGGCTTCAGCTTTTTATGCAACAGAAAGATATATGGGGTTTCCACAGTATGACTGTCAAGTTGATGCTCCTCCTTGGTGCTTCCCATACTCCATGCCCTATGATTCACAACTTCCTTCGCAACAATCTTCAAGGGAAAGCTTTGCTATTGATTCAGGAGAGCAAGCTGATCACAACTTGGATTTGAGAAGCAATTTGCAGCCAATTGTGAAATCCCATTTCTCTGATGATCATTATTACAAGTCTTATAAAGGTCCTTGCAGCAGTTCTTCTGGGAACAAGCGACATCTGTTTGAAAGGAATAAACTGTTAAATAATGGAGCTGCCTCCATAGGAAGTCAATTTTCAATTCCTTACCAAGGAGATCAGGATCATAGA GTTGGTAGTAATCCATGTACTTCTCCATTTTCACAGCTGGGATTTTCTTCTCGACAAGAGATACAGTCTCCAAGATTTTCTTCTGCAGGTGCTTCTGCATGTTCTGGTAAAACAGAGGCAACTGGAGCTGTGATTTCAAGCAAGACTCGAATACGATGGAATCAAGATCTTCATGAGAAGTTTGTCATGTGTGTAAATCGCCTTGGAGGCGCAGGGA AAGCAACACCAAAGGCGATACTAAAGCTGATGGACACAGATGGATTGACCATCTTTCACGTGAAAAGTCATCTGCAG AAATATAGAATTGCAAAATACATGCCAGACCCTTCAGAAG GAAAGCCTGAGAAAAGAACTAGCATAAATGATGTATCGCCGATCAATGCAAAAAC CAGTGGCATGCAAATCACAGAGGCACTGCAACTGCAATTAGATGTCCAGAGGCGTCTGCACGAACAGTTGGAG ATTCAGAAAAACTTACAATTACGCATTGAAGAACAAGGCAGACAACTTAAGATGATGTTTGATCAACAACAGAGAACAAGTAGTATTTTCAGGAATCAGAACCTGGATAGTACACCCCCAGATGAGCCTGCATTTAGTCTTGAAGATATTGAGGCTTCCATCATAGAAGGTTCTAATAGcacccaattcccatccaagataAGTTAG